The Leptospira saintgironsiae genome window below encodes:
- the kdpF gene encoding K(+)-transporting ATPase subunit F codes for MSYTFLIVLVVVLCGYLSFSILKPEKF; via the coding sequence TTGTCTTATACATTTTTAATCGTTTTAGTTGTCGTATTATGTGGTTATCTTTCCTTCTCCATTTTAAAACCGGAAAAGTTTTAG
- the kdpA gene encoding potassium-transporting ATPase subunit KdpA: MNGNDSIFFFLYFAVLFLLSPFLGIYIADVLKGEVSKRFPFLSKFESFLYKISGIKEDQNSDWKVYLLDIGNFTLLSLALVVLGLHFQDLLPGNPEGKPAVSWDLAWNTAVSFVTNTNWQAYSGEVSLSYSSQMLLLGVQNFVSAGVGIAVLAAMARGMTSKSGESFGIGNFYIDLTRSILYILLPISLLVAFVLVSQGVVMDFSQYISAIGIEGQSVKIPLGPAASQIAIKQLGTNGGGFFGVNSAHPFENPTVFSNWVQCILILLLPGALPFAYGRWVGSWKAGLSIFFGMTLLFVLSLSVSLWSESNFAGNWEGKETRFGVAQSILWGMATTAASNGSVNAMHDSFSPLSGGLAVWNILIGEVVFGGVGVGLIGMLFYVVLTVFIAGLMVGRTPEYLGKKIEAKEVKLALVGVLMPGLCILLFTAFSLLYESALSSRTNLGPHGLTEILYTFASASGNNGSAFAGLNANTPFYNLTLSFCMLVGRFAVIIPALGLSGALLGKRVTPKGEGTFSTESPLFVLLLLSVIFLVGALTFLPVLVLGPGSEHILLHSGSKF; the protein is encoded by the coding sequence ATGAACGGAAACGACTCAATCTTTTTCTTTTTATATTTTGCAGTTTTATTTCTTCTCTCTCCCTTTTTAGGAATTTATATAGCAGACGTTCTTAAGGGAGAAGTTTCCAAACGATTCCCATTCCTTTCCAAATTTGAGTCCTTCTTATATAAGATTTCTGGAATAAAGGAAGATCAAAATTCTGATTGGAAAGTTTATCTACTCGATATAGGGAATTTTACTCTTTTAAGTTTGGCCTTGGTTGTGCTCGGACTTCATTTCCAGGATCTTCTTCCTGGAAATCCTGAAGGTAAGCCTGCAGTTTCTTGGGACCTCGCTTGGAATACTGCAGTTAGTTTTGTAACTAACACAAATTGGCAGGCATACTCCGGAGAAGTTTCTCTCTCTTATTCGAGTCAGATGTTACTCTTAGGGGTGCAAAATTTTGTAAGTGCTGGAGTTGGGATTGCGGTGCTCGCGGCAATGGCGAGAGGAATGACCTCTAAGTCAGGCGAATCTTTTGGTATCGGTAACTTCTATATTGACCTAACCAGAAGTATATTATATATTCTTTTACCAATTTCACTCTTGGTTGCTTTCGTTTTGGTATCCCAAGGTGTGGTTATGGATTTTTCCCAATATATAAGTGCGATCGGGATAGAAGGTCAGTCTGTAAAAATCCCGCTTGGACCTGCCGCTTCTCAAATTGCTATCAAACAATTAGGAACAAATGGGGGTGGATTTTTTGGAGTAAATTCGGCTCATCCATTTGAGAATCCTACCGTTTTCTCCAATTGGGTCCAATGTATTTTGATCTTACTTCTCCCTGGAGCATTGCCTTTTGCTTATGGAAGATGGGTTGGTTCTTGGAAGGCGGGCCTTTCTATTTTTTTTGGAATGACTCTTCTTTTTGTTTTAAGTCTTTCCGTGTCTCTTTGGTCTGAAAGTAACTTCGCGGGAAATTGGGAAGGCAAAGAAACCAGATTTGGTGTGGCCCAAAGTATTCTTTGGGGAATGGCGACCACAGCAGCATCTAATGGTTCAGTGAATGCAATGCATGATAGTTTTTCTCCACTTTCAGGAGGATTAGCAGTTTGGAATATTCTTATAGGAGAAGTTGTATTCGGTGGTGTAGGTGTTGGACTTATAGGGATGTTATTCTATGTAGTCCTCACAGTATTTATTGCAGGACTCATGGTAGGAAGGACTCCTGAATATCTAGGAAAAAAGATAGAAGCAAAAGAAGTGAAACTCGCACTTGTTGGAGTTTTAATGCCAGGGCTTTGTATTCTTTTATTCACTGCATTTTCCCTTCTTTATGAATCTGCTCTTTCATCTCGAACAAATTTGGGACCTCATGGTCTGACCGAAATATTATATACATTTGCTTCTGCCTCAGGTAATAACGGATCTGCATTTGCAGGTTTAAATGCGAATACTCCATTTTATAATCTAACTCTTTCTTTCTGTATGTTAGTAGGAAGATTTGCAGTAATCATTCCTGCCTTGGGACTATCCGGTGCTTTATTGGGCAAGAGGGTTACTCCAAAGGGAGAAGGTACTTTCTCAACGGAAAGTCCTCTGTTTGTGTTACTTCTTCTTTCCGTAATATTCTTAGTAGGAGCTCTAACATTCCTACCCGTTTTGGTTTTAGGACCTGGAAGTGAACATATCCTTCTACATTCTGGTTCGAAATTTTAA
- the kdpB gene encoding potassium-transporting ATPase subunit KdpB, with protein sequence MKNKSSSFFQDPKSLLKAILDSFVKLDPRVQWKNPVMFIVYIGAILSSYDLAFHPVNLSFGLQISLWLWATVLFANFAEALAEGRGKAKAESLKKSRKESKANKLNGSSVIIVPSSELRTGDKVVCQAGDQIPGDGEVVEGIASVDESAITGESAPVIRESGGDRSAVTGGTKVLSDKIVVQITTDPGKTFIDKMISLVEGASRQKTPNEIALSILLSALSLVFLVAITSLVPAVFYSQKEGGGNLGLSGSFPALVGLLVCLIPTTIGGLLSAIGISGMDRLMRRNVIAKSGRAIEAAGDIDVLLLDKTGTITLGNRMATRFVPAPGISEKKIADASQLASLSDETPEGRSIVVLAKEKFDLRGRNLSELGGRFVPFTAKSKMSGVDFDLDAEGKTKPSIRKGAAESIRNYITSLGGEYPKEISDIVDEIAREGGTPLVVSEGREILGVIHLKDIVKGGIKERFARLRQMGIRTVMITGDNPLTAAAIAAEAGVDDFIAEATPETKLRRIREEQSGGKLVAMIGDGTNDAPALAQADVGVAMNTGTQTAREAGNMIDLDSNPTKLIEIVEIGKQLLMTRGSLTTFSIANDVSKYFVILPAMFAGLFPIGGIGALSILNILGFASPESAVLSAVIFNALILVFLVPLALKGVSYRPAGADSVLARNVFIYGFGGLILPFFGIKGIDLILSFTKGVFV encoded by the coding sequence ATGAAAAACAAAAGTTCTTCTTTTTTTCAAGATCCAAAGTCTTTACTGAAAGCAATTTTGGATTCTTTCGTGAAATTGGATCCGAGGGTTCAATGGAAAAATCCTGTAATGTTCATAGTGTATATAGGTGCAATATTAAGTTCTTATGATTTAGCCTTTCATCCTGTAAATTTGAGTTTTGGTCTACAGATTTCCCTTTGGTTATGGGCTACGGTCCTATTTGCCAATTTTGCGGAAGCACTGGCAGAAGGCAGAGGAAAAGCAAAAGCAGAGTCCTTGAAAAAATCAAGAAAGGAATCCAAGGCAAACAAATTAAATGGAAGTTCTGTTATTATAGTTCCTTCTTCAGAGTTAAGAACCGGAGACAAGGTAGTTTGCCAAGCAGGTGATCAAATCCCTGGTGATGGCGAGGTGGTAGAAGGTATAGCCTCTGTAGATGAGTCTGCAATTACAGGAGAATCTGCCCCTGTGATCAGAGAATCTGGAGGAGATAGATCCGCAGTCACTGGAGGCACAAAAGTTTTAAGTGATAAAATCGTAGTTCAAATCACAACTGATCCCGGAAAAACTTTTATAGATAAGATGATCTCTCTTGTAGAAGGAGCTTCCAGGCAGAAGACTCCGAATGAGATCGCACTCTCTATTCTTCTTTCCGCTTTATCTTTAGTTTTCTTGGTCGCGATAACATCTCTTGTCCCCGCTGTATTCTATAGCCAAAAGGAAGGTGGGGGAAATTTAGGACTTTCCGGTTCTTTTCCTGCGTTAGTTGGTCTTTTGGTGTGTTTAATTCCTACTACGATCGGTGGTCTTTTGTCCGCGATAGGTATTAGTGGCATGGACAGGCTCATGAGAAGGAACGTAATTGCTAAATCAGGGAGAGCAATCGAAGCAGCAGGAGATATAGACGTTTTATTATTGGATAAGACAGGAACAATCACTTTGGGAAATAGAATGGCTACCAGATTTGTTCCGGCTCCCGGAATTTCAGAAAAGAAAATTGCAGATGCTTCACAACTTGCGTCTCTCTCTGACGAAACACCGGAAGGGAGATCTATTGTAGTATTAGCAAAAGAAAAATTCGATCTAAGAGGAAGGAATTTATCTGAATTAGGAGGGAGATTCGTTCCATTCACTGCTAAAAGTAAAATGAGTGGAGTGGACTTTGATCTTGATGCAGAGGGAAAAACAAAACCTTCGATCCGAAAGGGAGCAGCCGAATCTATTCGGAATTATATTACAAGTTTAGGTGGAGAATATCCTAAGGAAATTTCTGACATAGTAGATGAGATCGCAAGAGAAGGAGGAACTCCTTTGGTTGTTTCAGAAGGAAGAGAAATTTTAGGTGTCATTCATTTGAAAGACATTGTAAAAGGTGGGATCAAAGAAAGATTTGCAAGGCTAAGGCAGATGGGGATCAGAACTGTGATGATCACCGGAGATAATCCTTTGACTGCGGCAGCTATCGCTGCAGAAGCTGGGGTGGATGATTTTATTGCAGAGGCAACTCCTGAAACAAAATTAAGACGTATCCGTGAAGAACAATCAGGTGGAAAACTTGTGGCTATGATTGGTGACGGAACAAATGACGCTCCGGCTTTAGCACAAGCAGATGTGGGTGTTGCGATGAATACCGGAACCCAAACTGCGAGAGAAGCTGGGAATATGATCGATCTAGATAGTAATCCCACTAAACTGATAGAGATTGTGGAGATAGGAAAACAACTTCTGATGACAAGAGGTTCTTTAACTACTTTCAGTATCGCAAATGATGTATCTAAATATTTTGTGATACTACCCGCTATGTTTGCTGGATTATTCCCAATAGGTGGAATAGGTGCTTTATCAATTTTGAATATTCTAGGTTTTGCAAGTCCTGAATCTGCGGTTTTAAGTGCAGTGATCTTTAATGCACTGATCCTTGTGTTTTTGGTTCCTCTCGCGCTAAAAGGTGTGAGTTACAGACCTGCGGGAGCTGATTCGGTTCTGGCTCGAAATGTATTTATTTACGGGTTCGGCGGTCTTATCCTTCCTTTTTTTGGCATCAAAGGAATCGATCTGATTTTAAGTTTTACTAAGGGAGTATTCGTATGA
- the kdpC gene encoding potassium-transporting ATPase subunit KdpC, translated as MIRAVLQLGLWTFVCGVFYPVLVYGFAKFTFPKASSGSLVEIDGKVIGSDLLAQSFESPEYFHSRPSAIGYDPSSSGASNLGPTSAQLSKKVEQRRTYWVARGGTEPVPSELLYSSGSGLDPHVSPETVSYQIPLVAKTKGISEDILVRLVEETIESPEFGLFGPTKVNILKLNLKLRSIYLEKNIQKN; from the coding sequence ATGATCAGAGCAGTTTTGCAATTAGGGCTTTGGACTTTTGTATGCGGTGTTTTCTATCCAGTTCTTGTATATGGATTTGCTAAGTTTACTTTTCCAAAGGCGAGCTCCGGCTCCTTGGTTGAAATAGATGGAAAGGTAATCGGTTCTGATTTACTCGCTCAATCTTTTGAGTCTCCAGAATATTTTCATTCTAGACCTTCTGCGATTGGATATGATCCTTCTTCTTCGGGTGCTTCTAATCTAGGGCCTACTAGTGCGCAACTTTCTAAAAAGGTGGAGCAAAGAAGAACTTACTGGGTTGCAAGAGGTGGAACCGAACCCGTGCCTTCTGAACTTTTATATTCTTCTGGAAGTGGGTTAGATCCTCACGTAAGTCCGGAAACGGTAAGTTATCAAATCCCATTAGTTGCGAAAACAAAAGGAATTTCAGAAGATATATTGGTCAGATTGGTAGAAGAGACAATTGAATCTCCTGAATTTGGACTATTTGGTCCGACTAAGGTGAATATTCTAAAGTTGAATCTTAAATTGAGATCCATTTACTTAGAAAAAAATATTCAGAAAAATTAA